Proteins encoded within one genomic window of Cytophagales bacterium:
- a CDS encoding PEP/pyruvate-binding domain-containing protein — protein sequence MPDIMAYEEVNESSSCGAKAKSLIHLGKNHFNIPDGFVLSYDVFEKYKADHAYVDVISNEIHDSYKDLSKRSGHSAVAVRSSASVEDSNQASFAGLFETFLNVDGIDHVIHCVKKCFDALDAKVLYDYAQKRNIDKRQLRLSLIIQSMIKPLCSGVMFTKHPYRNDNMVIESNLGLAQSVVSGAVVPDYYEIDLGADEYHITSKIGTKEFSFSVGSNEVVEQQVSKEKQSKSSLTRENLEQLIALGTELEHHFGQPQDIEWTLSEDNTIVVLQSRPITIGKAMVL from the coding sequence AATCATTTTAACATTCCAGATGGTTTTGTTTTATCGTATGATGTATTTGAAAAGTACAAAGCTGATCATGCTTACGTAGATGTCATTTCCAATGAAATACATGATAGCTACAAGGATCTTTCTAAGCGATCTGGTCATTCAGCTGTTGCAGTAAGGTCCTCCGCATCTGTAGAAGACTCCAATCAAGCCTCTTTCGCAGGTTTATTTGAGACTTTTTTGAATGTGGATGGCATAGATCATGTGATTCATTGTGTTAAAAAGTGCTTTGATGCCCTGGATGCAAAAGTCTTGTATGATTATGCTCAAAAGCGAAATATAGACAAGCGTCAACTGCGACTGTCATTGATCATACAATCGATGATCAAGCCTTTATGTTCAGGTGTAATGTTTACCAAACATCCCTATAGAAACGACAATATGGTGATTGAGTCAAATTTGGGCTTGGCTCAATCTGTGGTATCTGGGGCAGTAGTACCTGATTACTACGAAATTGACCTTGGAGCAGATGAATATCATATCACGAGCAAAATAGGAACTAAAGAGTTCAGTTTTTCTGTGGGGAGCAATGAGGTTGTTGAGCAGCAAGTAAGCAAAGAGAAGCAAAGCAAAAGCTCTCTCACCAGGGAAAACCTGGAGCAGCTAATCGCCCTAGGTACTGAACTAGAGCACCACTTTGGGCAGCCACAGGATATAGAATGGACCTTGTCGGAAGACAACACCATAGTTGTGCTTCAATCAAGACCTATAACAATAGGTAAAGCGATGGTGCTTTGA